A portion of the Streptomyces sp. NBC_01335 genome contains these proteins:
- a CDS encoding sigma-70 family RNA polymerase sigma factor yields the protein MRDDETTVIAALVHRAVDGDAQATHDLLAHVHPLALRYCRSRLNRLPGDARHFVEDLAQEVCVAVLMALPRYRDTGRPFEAFVFAIAGHKVADLQRAAMRHPGSTAVPSDEMPERPDDSLGPEERALLSSDAAWAKKLLANLPENQRELLVLRVAVGLTAEETGQMLGMSPGAVRVAQHRALSRLRALAEQ from the coding sequence GACGACGAGACGACGGTGATCGCTGCCCTGGTGCATCGGGCCGTGGACGGCGACGCGCAGGCGACCCACGACCTGCTGGCCCACGTCCACCCGCTCGCCCTGCGGTACTGCCGGTCCCGGCTGAACCGGCTGCCCGGTGACGCTCGTCACTTCGTCGAGGACCTGGCGCAGGAAGTCTGCGTCGCCGTGCTGATGGCGCTGCCCCGGTACCGCGACACCGGCCGCCCCTTCGAGGCGTTCGTCTTCGCCATCGCCGGACACAAGGTCGCCGACCTCCAGCGCGCCGCGATGCGCCACCCCGGGTCCACGGCCGTCCCGTCCGACGAGATGCCCGAGCGCCCCGACGACTCCCTCGGCCCGGAGGAGCGCGCGCTGCTCAGCAGCGACGCGGCCTGGGCCAAGAAGCTCCTCGCCAACCTGCCGGAGAACCAGCGCGAGCTGCTCGTCCTGCGGGTGGCCGTCGGCCTGACCGCCGAGGAGACCGGACAGATGCTGGGCATGTCCCCCGGAGCCGTACGCGTCGCCCAGCACCGCGCGCTCAGCCGGCTGCGAGCCCTCGCGGAACAGTGA